One part of the Desulfomicrobium apsheronum genome encodes these proteins:
- a CDS encoding UPF0280 family protein has protein sequence MQRESADMTRPAHLSPFRTYRASRRDDLVSFQLIIEETDLWIAAREDLGAPMADHVRLLRGQIKAYAAVHPEFLTSLEPLETGPRAPEIIRRMCHAAALTGVGPMAAVAGTLTQMLAEHFRERSPDLLIENGGDTYLCSTRDRHIGILNMPDQAVRLCVPVSAREFPCSFCASSAKIGHSLSFGKADLVVVRAQDAALADAAATSLANALTGASAMDAVLAKAQGWESLGIDGVFTQCEGKIGVWGKMQLAVI, from the coding sequence ATGCAGCGCGAATCCGCCGACATGACCCGCCCTGCCCACCTGTCCCCGTTCCGCACCTACCGCGCCTCCCGGCGTGACGACCTCGTCTCCTTCCAGCTCATCATCGAGGAAACGGATCTGTGGATCGCGGCGCGGGAAGATCTCGGCGCTCCCATGGCCGACCATGTTCGACTCCTGCGCGGACAGATCAAGGCCTACGCGGCCGTACACCCCGAATTCCTGACCTCTCTTGAACCCCTTGAAACTGGCCCGCGCGCTCCGGAAATCATCCGCCGCATGTGCCATGCCGCAGCCCTGACCGGTGTCGGTCCCATGGCCGCCGTGGCCGGAACCCTGACCCAGATGCTGGCCGAACACTTCCGGGAACGCTCACCTGACCTTCTGATCGAAAACGGCGGAGACACCTACCTGTGCTCCACCCGGGACCGGCACATCGGCATCCTGAACATGCCGGACCAGGCCGTGCGCCTGTGCGTCCCGGTGTCGGCCAGGGAATTTCCCTGCTCCTTTTGCGCGTCCTCGGCCAAAATCGGACATTCGCTGAGTTTCGGGAAGGCCGACCTTGTCGTGGTCCGCGCACAAGACGCGGCCCTGGCCGACGCGGCGGCCACGTCCCTGGCCAACGCCCTGACCGGAGCCTCGGCCATGGACGCGGTCCTGGCCAAGGCCCAGGGCTGGGAGTCCCTTGGCATCGACGGCGTCTTCACGCAATGCGAAGGCAAGATCGGCGTGTGGGGCAAAATGCAGTTGGCCGTGATTTGA
- a CDS encoding aldehyde ferredoxin oxidoreductase family protein, producing the protein MHGWTGRILDIDLSTMTVRTGELSRELAIAFLGGRGLNSKALFDRVSPGTDPLSPENVYCIAPGPLSGTILGMTSRMEVSTLSPYSGILGDGNAGERFATVMKRARADQIIITGRAPKPCYLLVTPENAELHDASHLWGKGAWETTDLLLARHGQKASVACIGQAGENLVRFASTIVDKYASAARGSGAVLGSKNLKAVVVVGNHTVSLADPETFRELAALDREFFARDEFQRNVAAKYGSHHGMSDWRPGFRNYTKYLEPGEVPPQLRPEAWKKYEIGRTGCGNCSVRCKNVYEIPDGPRKGEHGEALEYESIFCMGTNCGVCDPVAIMEMSNLGDIYGLDVIPLGNTIALAKDLFARGILTREQTGGLDLSWENAADQIELVHLTALREGFGNILAEGMLSMGKILGPEAMQYCYHVKGLSRGPYPAGLFALAHATSTRGADHLRGRSWAYGENDPDLYPWLQASGTMHADMDDPVQAVILSERVCTLADSVGRCKGAVNSWANALPLAFKHPLFEGLARLLSAATGETFSEKSLVDAADRIYTLEKAFNARRGITSAHDSIPLNPDHHGPEEMEKERARHRDLLRRYYALQGQDTQTGIPTRERMEELGLGSEGSRLHDEGPYPEWTGPPPWPLHAYPHGGQRA; encoded by the coding sequence ATGCACGGCTGGACCGGACGCATCCTGGACATCGACCTTTCGACGATGACGGTTCGGACAGGGGAACTGTCCCGCGAACTGGCCATCGCCTTTCTGGGAGGTCGGGGCCTGAACTCCAAAGCGCTTTTTGACCGCGTCTCTCCCGGCACGGATCCCCTGAGCCCCGAAAACGTCTACTGCATCGCCCCGGGCCCCCTGTCCGGGACAATTCTGGGCATGACCAGCCGCATGGAAGTCTCCACCCTCTCGCCCTATTCGGGCATCCTCGGCGACGGCAACGCCGGCGAACGCTTCGCCACGGTGATGAAACGCGCCCGGGCCGACCAGATCATCATCACCGGCCGCGCGCCCAAACCCTGCTACCTGCTGGTCACGCCGGAAAACGCCGAGCTGCACGATGCCTCGCACCTGTGGGGCAAAGGCGCCTGGGAAACGACCGATCTGCTGCTGGCCCGGCACGGCCAAAAGGCTTCCGTGGCCTGCATCGGCCAGGCGGGCGAAAACCTGGTCCGCTTCGCCTCGACCATCGTCGACAAGTACGCCTCGGCCGCGCGTGGCAGCGGTGCGGTACTCGGCTCAAAGAACCTCAAGGCCGTGGTGGTCGTCGGCAACCATACGGTGAGCCTGGCCGACCCCGAGACCTTCAGAGAACTGGCCGCCCTTGACCGCGAATTCTTCGCCAGGGACGAATTTCAGCGGAACGTGGCCGCCAAGTACGGCTCCCATCACGGCATGAGCGACTGGCGCCCCGGCTTCCGCAATTACACCAAATACCTGGAACCGGGTGAAGTGCCGCCGCAACTTCGCCCCGAAGCCTGGAAAAAATACGAGATCGGCCGCACGGGCTGCGGGAACTGCTCCGTGCGCTGCAAAAACGTGTACGAGATCCCGGACGGCCCGCGCAAAGGCGAACACGGCGAGGCGCTTGAATACGAGTCCATCTTCTGCATGGGCACCAACTGCGGAGTCTGTGACCCGGTGGCCATCATGGAGATGAGCAATCTTGGCGACATCTACGGCCTCGACGTCATTCCTCTTGGCAACACCATCGCCCTGGCCAAAGACCTCTTCGCGCGCGGCATCCTGACCCGTGAGCAGACCGGTGGCCTCGACCTGTCCTGGGAGAACGCCGCTGACCAGATCGAGCTGGTGCATCTGACGGCCTTGCGCGAGGGCTTCGGCAACATCCTGGCCGAAGGCATGCTCTCCATGGGCAAGATTCTCGGCCCCGAGGCCATGCAGTACTGCTACCACGTCAAGGGCCTGAGCCGAGGTCCCTACCCGGCCGGACTCTTCGCCCTGGCCCACGCCACCTCGACACGCGGCGCCGACCATCTGCGCGGACGCAGCTGGGCCTACGGCGAAAACGACCCCGACCTCTACCCCTGGCTTCAGGCTTCCGGAACCATGCATGCGGACATGGACGATCCGGTGCAGGCTGTCATTCTCTCGGAGCGGGTCTGCACCCTGGCCGACTCCGTGGGACGCTGCAAGGGTGCGGTCAATTCCTGGGCCAACGCCCTGCCCCTGGCCTTCAAGCATCCCCTCTTCGAGGGACTGGCCCGTCTGCTGAGCGCGGCCACCGGCGAGACCTTTTCCGAAAAAAGCCTCGTTGACGCCGCAGACCGTATCTACACGCTGGAAAAAGCCTTCAACGCCCGCCGGGGCATCACCAGCGCCCACGACTCCATCCCCCTGAACCCGGACCACCATGGCCCGGAAGAAATGGAAAAGGAGCGGGCCAGGCACCGGGACCTTCTCCGCCGCTACTACGCCCTGCAAGGGCAGGACACGCAAACCGGCATCCCCACGCGGGAACGCATGGAAGAACTGGGTCTTGGCAGTGAAGGATCACGCCTGCACGACGAGGGCCCCTACCCCGAATGGACCGGGCCGCCTCCTTGGCCCCTTCACGCCTATCCCCACGGAGGCCAGCGGGCCTGA
- a CDS encoding bifunctional diguanylate cyclase/phosphodiesterase, with product MSMHRLLQRQLKRARVTPSELPTNLEPFMTLIEDAYRQFDEEKEVLERALEISSAELVRRNEVMRAVFMALPDVFLWITRDGLIKDCRGGLQALFGVEPLSLLKRNLREIPDIADPRAFSLAMRMLAETSFFQAEYSIHSAGRTRHYEARFANLEDDLILVLIRDISDRALAEEALLGMQQRLDHIIEFLPDATLVVDNEHRVIAWNRAMEGMTGVPKAEILGKSGYEYGTPFYGHPRPILLDFIGKDPSRDYPMYEPTQGNLEGLATEIFVPLLHDGRGAYVWAKASALYDKDGNIAGAIQTIRDITDKKRVEIGTRVLYLVSTAASTPLADKELLSKIFDILAEHIEVQVMFASILGVEGAKLTFPFFIRQDLARHETMKHLSMLSANAMNSPSPQITDTPPEGPREGEAQSTLWFTSPLRYGDRLLGSVVFALSENNHFVRDKDTHVLASVADHLALAISRNATEKALRQSEKKHRAIFENATEGIFQISLDHDLLSANPAMARIFGYEDIGSLMADAQGFLQRAISSADRVQLLSRALQLGTAQNFELDAFMKSGKKTWISINMRTVKRSDGSISHLEGSMRDVSKRKKAERRLAIQKGLFQQLFDNSPQGILLLGKDGAPMDINPSFTSLFGYTRSDLHALFEMLLNPDSLDESFAFISTVLSGTSVSTETQRRTKDGRIIPVSMLGYPYVLDGTISGAFFIFSDISERKNYEAQLTRQALRDNLTGLPNRVLFMDRLNRAMTRQQRNSEYRFAVLMIDLDSFKRVNDTLGHQAGDHLLQEVAARLTQCLRTMDTVARMGGDEFAVLLEDFQSNQEAIGITRRLLETIRQPLKIQDRDVLVSASVGVVLQTVRYTSPNDLLRDADISMYRSKELGKNQFKVFSKSMYEQVVQTVQLENDLRQALVEDEFELFFQPIYALSGQKLRGFEALIRWNHPLRGHLPPGEFIPVAEETGLITEIGKWVMRRGCLVLAGWQAQFPDLDISMSLNLSPKDLLQASLIPVLTELLHETGLKARHIKLEITETAVMDNPEQATSRLERLQKMGFQIAMDDFGTGYSSLSYLQRLPIDILKIDRSFVQTMLENPNNLEIIKAIIGLGKILDLRIVAEGVETQQQLESLQELGCDLAQGYHLGRPMSKKQTETLMAACSANPPT from the coding sequence ATGAGCATGCACCGCCTTTTGCAACGCCAGCTCAAACGGGCCCGGGTCACTCCCAGCGAATTGCCGACAAATCTTGAACCCTTCATGACCCTCATAGAGGACGCCTACCGTCAATTCGACGAAGAAAAGGAAGTCCTGGAACGGGCCCTGGAAATCAGCTCCGCCGAACTGGTGCGCCGCAACGAAGTCATGCGGGCCGTGTTCATGGCCCTGCCGGACGTTTTCCTGTGGATCACCCGCGACGGTCTGATCAAGGATTGCCGAGGCGGCTTGCAAGCCCTCTTCGGCGTCGAGCCGCTCAGTCTCCTGAAGAGAAATCTGCGCGAAATTCCAGACATCGCCGACCCTCGGGCGTTCTCCCTGGCCATGCGCATGCTGGCCGAGACCTCGTTCTTCCAGGCTGAATACTCGATTCATTCCGCAGGCCGAACCCGGCACTACGAGGCCCGCTTCGCCAATCTCGAGGACGACCTGATCCTGGTCCTGATCCGGGACATTTCAGATCGAGCCCTGGCCGAGGAAGCGCTCCTTGGAATGCAGCAGCGCCTGGACCACATCATCGAATTTCTGCCCGACGCCACCCTGGTGGTCGACAACGAACACCGGGTCATTGCCTGGAACCGGGCCATGGAAGGCATGACCGGAGTGCCCAAGGCAGAGATCCTGGGCAAATCGGGCTATGAGTACGGCACTCCCTTTTACGGCCACCCACGACCCATTCTCCTGGACTTCATCGGCAAGGATCCAAGCCGGGACTACCCCATGTACGAGCCCACCCAGGGCAACCTCGAAGGACTGGCCACGGAAATCTTCGTCCCGCTCCTCCACGACGGGCGCGGGGCCTATGTCTGGGCCAAGGCCTCGGCGCTTTACGACAAGGACGGCAACATCGCCGGAGCCATCCAGACCATCCGGGACATCACCGACAAGAAGCGGGTCGAGATCGGCACCCGGGTTCTGTACTTGGTTTCCACCGCCGCCAGCACGCCCCTGGCGGACAAAGAGCTTCTGTCCAAGATCTTCGACATCCTGGCCGAGCACATTGAAGTCCAGGTCATGTTCGCCTCCATCCTTGGCGTGGAGGGCGCGAAGCTCACGTTCCCATTCTTCATTCGACAGGATCTGGCCAGGCACGAGACCATGAAGCATCTTTCCATGCTCTCCGCCAACGCCATGAACTCACCATCCCCGCAAATCACGGACACCCCGCCCGAGGGCCCGCGGGAAGGGGAAGCGCAATCCACGCTGTGGTTCACCTCACCGCTGCGCTACGGGGATCGGCTGCTGGGTTCCGTGGTCTTCGCGCTTTCCGAGAACAATCATTTCGTCCGCGACAAAGACACGCACGTACTCGCTTCGGTGGCCGACCATCTGGCCCTGGCCATCTCGCGCAACGCCACGGAAAAAGCGCTGCGCCAAAGCGAGAAAAAGCACCGAGCCATTTTCGAAAACGCGACCGAGGGCATCTTCCAGATATCTCTTGATCACGACCTCCTGAGCGCCAACCCGGCCATGGCCCGCATTTTCGGCTACGAGGACATAGGCAGCCTGATGGCCGACGCCCAAGGCTTCCTGCAACGCGCCATCTCCTCCGCCGACCGGGTCCAACTGCTGAGCCGGGCCCTGCAACTCGGCACCGCCCAGAATTTTGAACTCGATGCGTTCATGAAGAGCGGCAAAAAAACCTGGATCTCGATCAACATGCGCACCGTGAAGCGCTCCGACGGGTCCATCAGCCACCTCGAAGGCTCCATGCGCGACGTGTCCAAGCGCAAGAAGGCCGAACGCAGACTGGCCATCCAGAAAGGCCTCTTTCAGCAGCTCTTCGACAATTCCCCGCAAGGCATCCTGTTGCTGGGCAAGGACGGGGCGCCCATGGACATCAACCCGAGCTTCACCAGCCTCTTCGGATACACCCGAAGCGATCTCCACGCCCTCTTCGAAATGCTCCTGAACCCGGACAGCCTCGACGAAAGCTTTGCCTTCATCTCCACGGTACTGAGTGGAACCTCGGTGAGCACGGAGACGCAACGCAGAACCAAGGACGGACGGATCATTCCCGTCTCCATGCTCGGCTATCCCTACGTGCTGGACGGCACGATCTCCGGGGCGTTCTTCATTTTCAGCGACATCTCCGAACGCAAGAATTACGAAGCTCAACTGACCAGACAGGCCCTGCGCGACAATCTGACGGGACTGCCCAACAGGGTGCTCTTCATGGACAGGCTGAACCGGGCCATGACCAGGCAGCAGCGCAACTCCGAGTATCGTTTTGCCGTGCTCATGATCGACCTGGACAGCTTCAAGCGGGTCAACGACACCCTCGGGCACCAGGCCGGGGATCATCTGTTGCAGGAAGTGGCCGCGCGCCTGACCCAGTGCCTGCGCACCATGGACACGGTGGCCCGCATGGGAGGAGACGAGTTCGCCGTGCTGCTCGAAGACTTCCAGAGCAACCAGGAAGCCATCGGCATCACCCGCAGGCTTCTGGAGACCATACGCCAGCCACTCAAAATCCAGGATCGGGACGTGCTGGTCAGCGCCTCCGTCGGTGTGGTGCTGCAGACCGTGCGCTACACTTCGCCCAACGACCTGCTGCGGGATGCCGACATCAGCATGTACCGCTCCAAGGAGCTGGGCAAAAACCAGTTCAAGGTCTTCAGCAAGAGCATGTACGAACAGGTCGTGCAGACCGTGCAGCTTGAAAACGACCTGCGTCAGGCCCTGGTCGAAGATGAATTCGAACTCTTCTTTCAGCCCATCTACGCCCTGAGCGGACAAAAACTCCGAGGTTTCGAGGCGCTCATCCGCTGGAACCACCCGCTGCGCGGTCATCTGCCCCCGGGAGAATTCATCCCCGTGGCCGAGGAAACCGGACTGATCACCGAAATCGGCAAATGGGTCATGCGCCGCGGCTGCCTGGTCCTCGCCGGATGGCAAGCTCAATTCCCCGATCTTGACATCAGCATGTCCCTGAACCTTTCGCCCAAGGACCTGCTGCAGGCGTCGCTCATCCCCGTGCTGACAGAACTGCTGCATGAAACCGGTCTCAAGGCGCGGCACATCAAGCTCGAAATCACCGAAACGGCGGTCATGGACAATCCCGAGCAGGCCACATCCAGACTGGAGCGATTGCAGAAGATGGGCTTTCAGATCGCCATGGACGATTTCGGCACGGGATATTCGTCCCTGTCCTACCTGCAACGCCTGCCCATCGACATCCTTAAGATCGACCGCTCCTTTGTTCAGACCATGCTCGAAAACCCCAACAACCTTGAGATCATCAAGGCCATCATCGGACTGGGGAAAATCCTGGATCTGCGCATCGTAGCCGAGGGCGTGGAAACGCAGCAACAGCTTGAATCCCTGCAGGAACTCGGATGCGACCTGGCACAAGGCTATCATCTGGGCAGACCCATGTCCAAGAAGCAGACCGAAACGCTGATGGCCGCATGCAGCGCGAATCCGCCGACATGA
- a CDS encoding HD-GYP domain-containing protein, whose translation MNILVIDDEDGLRRSLCAYLEDLGYDTLDAANGREGLDAMRKALPELAAVIVDLNMPVLDGYGFLREAQIEAPELPVIVLSGVGVVDDALQAVRLGAWDFLTKPLHNFSILDHTLGKVIEKARLIRENREYQTNLEQLVRQRTAELERTRRQIMHRLSRAAEYKDNETGHHVIRVGEIAAVLAEALGLDETSCANLRDCAPLHDIGKIGIPDEVLLKPGKLDPVEWKIMQQHCMFGCEILGPLTSKEEAHSSCEQWDRKDLDGNELLDLARTLALLHHERWDGSGYPFGLVGEDIPLAARIVAVVDTYDALASERPYKKAFPEEKCLAIIRESSGSHFDPKVVEAFFANIDRIRNIRVRWRD comes from the coding sequence ATGAACATCCTGGTAATAGACGACGAAGACGGACTGCGCCGCTCCCTGTGCGCCTATCTTGAGGACCTTGGATACGACACCCTCGACGCGGCCAACGGACGCGAGGGACTCGACGCCATGCGCAAGGCCCTGCCCGAGCTGGCGGCCGTCATCGTCGACCTGAACATGCCGGTCCTCGACGGCTACGGTTTCCTCCGGGAGGCTCAAATCGAGGCGCCGGAACTGCCCGTCATCGTGCTCTCGGGCGTGGGGGTGGTCGACGACGCGCTGCAGGCCGTAAGGCTTGGCGCATGGGATTTTTTGACCAAGCCGCTGCATAATTTCAGCATCCTCGACCATACCCTCGGCAAGGTCATCGAAAAGGCCAGGCTGATCCGGGAAAACAGGGAATACCAGACCAACCTCGAACAGCTCGTGCGTCAGCGCACCGCCGAACTGGAACGCACCCGACGGCAGATCATGCACCGCCTGAGCCGCGCCGCCGAATACAAGGACAACGAGACCGGCCACCATGTCATCCGGGTCGGAGAAATCGCGGCGGTTCTGGCCGAGGCCCTGGGGCTGGACGAAACAAGCTGCGCCAACCTTCGCGACTGCGCCCCGCTGCACGACATCGGCAAGATCGGCATCCCCGACGAGGTGCTCTTAAAACCCGGAAAGCTCGATCCCGTGGAGTGGAAGATCATGCAGCAGCACTGCATGTTCGGCTGCGAAATCCTGGGGCCCCTGACCAGCAAGGAAGAGGCGCATTCAAGCTGCGAGCAGTGGGACAGAAAGGATCTGGACGGCAACGAATTGCTCGATCTGGCCCGCACGCTGGCCCTGCTTCATCACGAGCGCTGGGACGGCAGCGGCTATCCCTTCGGTCTGGTCGGTGAAGACATCCCGCTTGCGGCGCGCATTGTCGCGGTGGTCGACACCTACGACGCCCTGGCCAGCGAAAGGCCATACAAAAAAGCCTTCCCCGAGGAAAAATGCCTGGCCATCATCCGCGAAAGTTCGGGCAGTCATTTCGACCCCAAAGTCGTCGAGGCATTTTTTGCCAACATCGATAGAATCCGGAACATCCGCGTGCGGTGGCGGGACTAG
- a CDS encoding PAS domain S-box protein, whose product MRFILALLLLLTLCGQCPAAMPSPELSPEERAWLAEHRDSLLLSFDRSFPPLEFEKPDGEFAGLSADIIARIEEFLGITFRKQGVPWTEILQGLQNGSTALAPVIVNTAERSEYTYFTRPYARIPHVIVTSRHIKGVLTLDDLDGMRVAVVRGYASAGMVHDAAQGRFNVVEVETIREGLRDVSFGVVDAFVENLAVAAWYIDQEKLPNLRVAGSLEATQELSIGVSRHYPLLASSVNKALDFISESEKKDLVDRWLQFPTFFPDKQTLDALKLAALFTAIILLVLAGVAWVLSRKLRRKIQELKRTEFALTEQVDRFRLALETTQAGFWENYPSEGREIHSQEWYAMLGYSPRVVTGGVEDWTKLIHPDDRERALGAFSAYIDEGGRGMYEAEYRLRAEDGSWRWILGKGRAVSWNDEGRPTRIIGLNLDVQKSKEAQVEMQRAQALNKALLEQTTQFIGLLDLKGNLLVANRTSIKWAKAKPEEVLGKPFWDGPWWPDKKKAESFLLNLIEQVKKGQTMRSEVVHVDTEDKETYIDFTMSPFRDENGQVVNFIVEGRDISMLKKKQIEIAESEKRFRTIFENAPYSMSINRFPDGKYMDANTAFLNKMGISKTELISLSPKEIGALPVEHQEEIFMSLRGSRNIHNLETRVQRPNGNTGHLLYSGGLITLDGKDCILSMTVDITELKEAQEALRRSKEMFSRLFQLSPDIITLARKENGVLLEVNETFTRTTGYSRDEALGKSTLAMNIFASPERRTDFVEALLRDGQVENFEFDMRHRDGHILRCSTSARFMSVDDTPCILAITRDITHVRAMQESMIQSEKMLSLGGIAAGIAHEINNPLGIVLQAAQTITLRTRADFPKNIEAAARIGTDLDQVDRYLKERKIDVFIRDIQGAAVRAAEIIRHMLDFSRRSESRRSVCDIGTILENSLRLASSDYDLKKNYDFKSIKIVKDLPEGLPCLHCTETEIEQVLLNLLRNAAQAMAEAKPPVSDPCISIRVRALGTGLRIDIADNGPGISPENRKRIFEPFFTTKIAGAGTGLGLSVSYFIITKGHGGAMYVTAPPEGGTMFSIELPGPAESVKSEPHA is encoded by the coding sequence ATGCGTTTCATCCTTGCCCTGCTCCTGCTGCTGACACTCTGCGGCCAATGCCCGGCGGCAATGCCATCGCCGGAGCTGAGTCCGGAAGAGAGAGCGTGGCTGGCCGAGCACAGGGATTCCCTGCTTCTCTCCTTCGACCGCTCATTTCCCCCTCTGGAGTTCGAAAAGCCCGACGGCGAATTTGCCGGCCTGAGCGCCGATATCATCGCGCGGATCGAAGAATTCCTCGGCATCACCTTCCGCAAACAGGGCGTGCCCTGGACCGAGATCCTGCAAGGCCTGCAAAACGGGAGCACAGCGCTGGCCCCGGTCATCGTCAACACCGCAGAACGCTCCGAATACACATATTTCACCCGGCCCTATGCCCGTATCCCGCATGTCATCGTCACCTCCCGCCACATCAAGGGCGTGCTGACCCTGGATGACCTTGACGGAATGCGCGTGGCCGTGGTTCGGGGCTATGCTTCGGCCGGCATGGTCCATGACGCCGCCCAAGGCCGATTCAACGTGGTGGAGGTGGAAACCATTCGCGAAGGCCTGCGCGACGTGTCCTTCGGGGTTGTCGACGCCTTTGTCGAGAATCTGGCCGTGGCCGCCTGGTACATCGACCAGGAAAAACTGCCCAACCTGCGCGTCGCGGGAAGCCTGGAGGCGACCCAGGAGCTGTCCATCGGCGTCAGCAGGCACTATCCGCTGCTGGCCAGTTCCGTAAACAAGGCCCTGGACTTTATCAGTGAATCCGAAAAAAAAGACCTCGTCGATCGATGGCTTCAATTTCCGACATTCTTTCCTGACAAGCAGACCCTCGACGCATTGAAACTCGCGGCCCTCTTCACCGCCATCATCCTGTTGGTGCTTGCGGGTGTCGCCTGGGTCCTGAGCCGCAAGCTGCGCAGGAAAATCCAGGAGCTCAAACGCACCGAGTTCGCCCTGACGGAACAGGTGGACCGTTTCCGGCTGGCCCTTGAGACCACCCAGGCGGGATTCTGGGAGAATTATCCGTCAGAGGGTCGGGAAATACACAGCCAGGAATGGTACGCCATGCTCGGATACTCGCCCCGGGTCGTGACGGGCGGCGTGGAGGACTGGACCAAACTCATCCATCCCGACGATCGTGAGAGAGCCTTGGGAGCCTTTTCGGCCTACATCGACGAAGGCGGCAGGGGCATGTACGAAGCGGAGTACCGCCTGCGCGCCGAGGACGGCTCATGGCGCTGGATCCTGGGCAAGGGCCGCGCCGTCTCCTGGAACGACGAAGGCCGCCCGACCCGCATCATCGGTCTCAACCTCGATGTCCAGAAAAGCAAGGAAGCCCAGGTCGAAATGCAGCGTGCCCAGGCCCTGAACAAGGCGCTGCTCGAACAGACCACGCAATTCATCGGCCTGCTCGACCTGAAGGGCAACCTCCTCGTCGCCAACCGCACCAGTATCAAATGGGCCAAGGCGAAACCGGAGGAGGTTCTGGGCAAGCCTTTCTGGGACGGGCCCTGGTGGCCCGACAAGAAAAAGGCGGAATCGTTTCTTTTGAATCTGATCGAGCAGGTCAAAAAAGGCCAGACCATGCGCAGCGAGGTCGTGCATGTCGATACCGAGGACAAGGAAACATACATCGACTTCACGATGTCTCCGTTCCGCGACGAGAATGGTCAGGTCGTCAATTTCATCGTTGAAGGCCGCGACATCTCCATGCTCAAGAAAAAACAGATCGAAATCGCGGAGAGCGAGAAGAGATTCCGTACAATCTTTGAAAATGCGCCCTACTCCATGTCCATCAACCGCTTCCCGGACGGAAAATACATGGACGCCAACACCGCCTTCCTGAACAAAATGGGCATCAGCAAAACCGAGCTGATCAGCCTCTCGCCCAAGGAAATCGGCGCATTGCCGGTTGAGCACCAGGAAGAGATATTCATGAGCCTCAGGGGCAGTCGCAACATCCACAACCTCGAAACCCGAGTGCAAAGGCCCAACGGGAACACCGGGCATCTTCTTTACTCGGGCGGACTCATCACCCTGGACGGCAAGGACTGCATCCTGTCCATGACCGTGGACATCACGGAACTCAAAGAAGCCCAGGAAGCCCTGCGGCGCTCGAAGGAAATGTTCTCCCGCCTGTTCCAGCTCTCTCCGGACATCATCACCCTGGCCAGAAAGGAAAACGGGGTTCTGCTGGAGGTCAACGAAACCTTCACGCGCACCACCGGATACTCCCGCGACGAAGCCCTGGGAAAAAGCACCCTGGCAATGAACATCTTCGCTTCGCCCGAAAGACGGACCGACTTCGTAGAAGCCCTGCTCCGTGACGGCCAGGTGGAAAACTTCGAATTCGACATGCGCCACCGTGACGGGCACATCCTGCGATGTTCCACTTCGGCCAGGTTTATGAGCGTCGACGACACACCCTGCATCCTGGCCATCACCCGGGACATCACGCACGTGCGGGCCATGCAGGAGAGCATGATCCAGTCCGAAAAAATGCTCTCGCTCGGGGGCATAGCCGCCGGCATCGCCCACGAAATCAACAACCCGCTCGGCATCGTTCTCCAGGCGGCCCAGACCATCACCCTGCGCACCAGGGCCGACTTCCCCAAGAACATCGAGGCGGCGGCAAGGATCGGCACCGACCTTGACCAGGTGGACCGCTACCTCAAAGAGCGCAAGATCGACGTCTTCATCCGCGACATTCAGGGCGCGGCGGTCCGGGCGGCGGAGATCATCCGCCACATGCTCGATTTCAGCAGACGCAGCGAGTCGAGGCGTTCGGTCTGCGACATAGGGACCATTCTTGAAAATTCCCTTCGACTCGCCTCCAGCGACTATGACCTCAAAAAGAACTACGATTTCAAATCCATAAAAATCGTGAAGGACCTGCCCGAAGGACTGCCCTGCCTGCATTGCACGGAAACGGAAATCGAGCAGGTCCTCCTGAACCTGCTGCGCAACGCGGCCCAGGCCATGGCCGAAGCCAAACCGCCCGTTTCCGATCCCTGCATCAGCATCCGGGTCAGGGCGCTGGGAACGGGCCTGCGCATCGACATCGCCGACAACGGGCCCGGCATCTCGCCGGAGAACCGCAAACGAATCTTCGAGCCGTTCTTCACCACCAAGATCGCCGGAGCGGGAACCGGCCTCGGGCTGTCCGTATCCTACTTCATCATCACCAAGGGCCACGGCGGCGCCATGTACGTCACCGCCCCTCCCGAGGGAGGGACCATGTTCAGCATAGAATTGCCCGGACCTGCCGAATCGGTGAAAAGCGAGCCACATGCCTAG